The proteins below are encoded in one region of Cololabis saira isolate AMF1-May2022 chromosome 11, fColSai1.1, whole genome shotgun sequence:
- the LOC133454438 gene encoding testis-expressed protein 9-like, translated as MDKRPSTTGKSEKSKQVQLRPVSAPTTYADDLLAQEERYKLMNAELEAKTTDLVRQAEQLVSEQNEALSKPLPSLLSNIELDSRKSNESAEAKVEDAMDIFSLKAVQNIEEKMNEAGACEDFLDDAEDSTETGVLDAQTQVLKAKLRILQEEVDQLSSKYYKKDDENAQLSAKIKELEEDRAKLQKTASIQKTETEKHKTLVEESSKEWDGIQLQVSALNKEIENLTRTQKKAAATHTSVEVRLNRALEEKAKLKTELKATKRMTKHKIRAEHESRENLLAENKLLMRQKAELIVGLKKQMKLISIQKRSAMHNEVGKQLFLTEEEINNALDLGKS; from the exons ATGGATAAACGACCTTCCACTACTGGAAAGTCAGAGAAGTCAAAGCAGGTTCAGCTCAGACCTGTCTCTGCTCCAACAACTTACGCAGACGACCTTTTGGCCCAGGAAGAACGCTACAA ACTCATGAATGCAGAGTTGGAGGCCAAGACAACAGATCTCGTGAGACAAGCAGAACAGCTTGTG AGCGAGCAGAATGAAGCTCTATCAAAACCCTTGCCAAGCCTGCTCTCAAATATTGAATTGGATTCCAG AAAATCAAATGAGTCTGCTGAAGCAAAAGTAGAGGATGCAATGGATATTTTCTCACTAAAAGCAGTTCAGAACATAGAGGAGAAGATGAATGAGGCTGGTGCTTGTGAAGATTTTTTGGATGATGCTGAAGACAGTACAGAAACTG GTGTCTTGGATGCTCAAACACAAGTTCTCAAGGCAAAATTAAGAATTTTGCAAGAAGAAGTGGATCAGTTGTCAAGTAAATATTATAAGAAG GATGATGAAAATGCTCAGCTTAGTGCAAAAATTAAGGAGCTTGAAGAGGACCGAGCCAAACTACAGAAGACTGCAAGCATCCAAAAAACAGAGACTGAGAAGCACAAAACATTAGTTGAGGAGTCTTCCAAAGAATGGGATGGTATTCAGCTGCAAGTGTCTGCTTTAAACAAG GAAATAGAAAATCTGACTCGAACCCAGAAAAAAGCAGCAGCTACCCACACCTCCGTGGAGGTTCGCTTGAACAGAGCTCTGGAGGAGAAGGCAAAGTTAAAAACTGAGCTGAAGGCTACAAAACGGATGACCAAG CACAAGATAAGGGCGGAACACGAGAGCAGAGAAAATCTACTTGCTGAAAACAAGTTGCTTATGAGGCAGAAAGCAGAACTCATTGTTGGTCTCAAGAAACAGATGAAGTTGATCAGCATTCAAAAAAGATCCGCA ATGCACAACGAAGTTGGCAAGCAACTGTTCCTCACAGAAGAAGAGATCAACAACGCTCTTGACTTGGGGAAGTCATGA